One window of the Natronomonas marina genome contains the following:
- a CDS encoding ABC transporter ATP-binding protein has translation MSDAEFVVEGVTKRYDAVTALSSVSVAVRPGTVHGLVGPNGSGKTTLFHLLSGLARPTDGRIDRPDVPVGVGFQTPRFYPDLTVRENLSVFRSFAADPPPESWTETLLEELRLEPAAHRTASDLSGGFRTKLDLALAMVKRPTYLLLDEPLTDVDDHSRRRIVSFLAEYPGDDRCVVVSTHNVEAFGEAFDRVTVLVDGTVAFDGEVAEDALAQYRAALE, from the coding sequence ATGAGTGACGCGGAGTTCGTCGTCGAGGGGGTCACGAAGCGCTACGACGCGGTGACCGCCCTCTCGTCGGTGTCGGTCGCCGTGCGGCCGGGGACCGTCCACGGCCTCGTCGGGCCCAACGGCTCCGGGAAGACGACGCTGTTTCACCTGCTGTCGGGCCTGGCCAGGCCGACCGACGGCCGGATCGACCGGCCCGACGTCCCCGTCGGCGTCGGCTTCCAGACGCCGCGGTTCTACCCCGACCTCACCGTCCGGGAGAACCTCTCGGTGTTCCGTTCGTTCGCCGCCGACCCGCCGCCGGAGTCGTGGACCGAGACGCTCCTGGAGGAGCTGCGGCTCGAACCGGCCGCCCACCGGACCGCGAGCGACCTCTCGGGCGGTTTCCGGACGAAACTCGATTTGGCGCTGGCGATGGTCAAGCGGCCGACCTACCTCCTCCTGGACGAACCGCTGACCGACGTCGACGACCACTCCCGGCGGCGCATCGTCTCGTTTCTCGCCGAGTACCCCGGCGACGACAGGTGTGTCGTCGTCTCGACGCACAACGTCGAGGCCTTCGGCGAGGCCTTCGACCGCGTGACGGTGCTGGTCGACGGCACGGTCGCCTTCGACGGCGAGGTCGCCGAGGACGCCCTCGCGCAGTACCGCGCGGCCCTGGAGTGA